GACAAATATCATATTTGTCAGAACAGATTTTTTTATGGCACATATAACCTCTGGATATTAAGATTATTCGCGTGTTACTCttattaccatatatctataaaaTTCAGGTTGATTATTTTTAATCAATTCAATATAAGTTTATTTAATTTAAGAAAGTATAATTATATAACCTACTTGTTAAAAATATGTTTTTAAAAGATCTTTAAGAacgtaaatatttttattaaaataatgttgaattaaaaaatatgcttatatatataGTCCTTCGTATTAGTTTACGATTATTTTAGAGTAACTTTTCTTCTAGCATTCTTATATCTAGAATTTTCAAAAATCACCATCCCTTTATATTACTTTTGTCATATTGAATAAATTATACATTATTTGAATATACTTATTAGATTATGACTCTTTGCTAATACAATCTCTCGTTTCACTCCTAGCAACATGTTAAATTTATTGTACACTTTAGGCTTATACGAAGAAAAAGTTTCAATACTTCATAACGTCGAGTTTTGACTACTTTGAAATGGCCATGAACAGTCTATCATCTACATACAAGTCCTTACATgagtataaaaaatttcaagttagcaattcccttcgtctttgtgagctttgcataattcTTTCAATCGTTAAACAATCCATCCCACTTTATACGGTTTTATCCTTTGCCAAGCACCTCGGTTGCCTTAAGCACCGTCAAGTTTGATTACCAACGTCGAGTCATAACTTGCACTCAATCATCACAACCTTTATGCATTACGCATTCTTTCCAACTCACTTATCCTTGTGGTTCCTCTCACACAAAGAGTTAATCATTCCTTTGAATGTTAATCTCATATGTGTCATCATCCGAGTGACTCTTTTTCCTACATCTCTAAACTCGTTTTCTCTAAATGATTGGGCATGCTGATTTCTCTCAACGTAGCCCCATTAGGTCTTGCACGTTTACATGTTAAATGTGTTTCTAAGTgtagattattatttataatcttatttttaaatttttttaaaatatttcttaataaataaacataaataatctctttctttctcatctttttcttttcatctttTTCCTCCTttgccctcttcttctttttcttcctcttcattttcttcctcGTCGGAGGACAACATCAAGGGATGATGAGTAAGATAACATCAAGTAACGAGCAGCATCAATTACAATGGCAATGAGGAACATCGATGGCAATGATGAAATAAGATATCGTgggaaagaaaaaagataaagatacaaataaattagaaatattagggctataaataaaaaataatatttttaattattttttaaaaatttgtcaATAGCAAAGAGGAGACTACAAATAATAAACTTCAAATTCTAATGTGATTTTACATATCTAACTTTACAAGAGAAACACGTTCAAATAGATGATTTAAGATTCAATGtacaatctaaaaggcttagtaaAGTTAGATGTGTAATATAATTGGATCTTACACATTCTAATAGAGGAGGctttaaattttagaggatgattttctagaaaaaaaagtttttttgGGTTTTGTTTCTCTCATCATTTTCATGTGGACTAAAGGCTCTTCTTTCCAGAGTGacaaaaattaagaatattttgacatatttcaaAATACAGGATGGTATATTCTTTTTTTCTAAGTAATGTTACATTTAgacatatattttttgaaaaaaattatagaatgcattttatttactgaaaaataataacaaaatagaCATTCTTAGATTAGAATGTTAATGATGTTTTCTTTACTGAATCAAAACATTATAGCcctgataaaaatattatgactCTGTTTCAATTGAATGAAGTTTTCACTAACATTTAATATCAATCTTACTATAGATTAGGAGgcattataaaatattaaatatgagaatttaaatgattttggatgaaaattatgaatatattggcagatttaaaaataaatcacaataaaatttttactttttttcattttgtcttaaatttagatctaaatatttttttttttaaattctaatATATGCAATCATTTACtatgaaataataataaataaataaataataataagacaTTATCTGCTTACAATATTTTTCAATAGAGTAACAGTATTTTTTATTCACTTATAAAAAttactataaataaaaaaattattgtaacTCCATTCAAAATACTATAAATcagaaatattataatattagatGGATTTagctcaaaatatattttaactaAAAATTAATTTTGTATTATATTTTGTTCTTTTTACAAAGGGAATGCCCTttatggaaaaaaataaaaataaggaacATTATCTCAAAAAAAACCCAAACTCGTGGCTCTTTCCAAGAAAGTACTGGAGATTACTATTTACAAtctatctttaattttttaatatttttaaaattattttttaatatttttttcataaatagatataaatatcatttcttctttttctacctcatcatcattttttttttctcctcttctttttagtcttccctctcttcttcttactTCTCCCCCCTCCCTCTTCCTCGGTACAATGTCGAGGAGGTGATGATCAACGATTGGGGGGTAGGGGGTAGGAGAGTAGTCTAGAGAGTGACAACTGATGACATATGTAGACTTGGAGACGACAATCGACGAGGAGCACAagctaaggagttgtgatcgatagTAGGTAAGAGCTGGGTGAGTGACAATTGGTGGTAGGGATCAGGGAGCATCAGTAATGGTTGTGTAGACGATGATCGTAGGAAtataggaaaaggaaaaaatggtAAAATCAAAGTAAGAGGGattgtaaaaaataattttttatttttaaaaaaattataaatagtaaacaaATTGTCAATACTAAAAGGAGCTCTATATAGTAAGTAGGCTCCTAATATAATTATATACTAATACTAACTAATCACTCCTTACTATGATTATTATCAAtcctaaatattaaaaataaaaaaaaaatctttcatatttttataaatttataattaattaaaaagaacAATCGCAAGGATCGACTAAAAGGATACATGAGGATGGATTGGAGGTGGATATTTGGCGTTAATTTTATGGGCTTTCTTTGTATAAAGAATGGTGAAAATATCGAGCTAAACAATCTGATGAGTTCCCCGAATCATCTTCGGAAAAATGTCATCTCGACTAATCCATTCTAATCCCATAATTATCAAATTCCTATTCAATTTCCGTTTCTCCAATTCAAATATTCAAACCCCTAATGCTTGTTTAGGAACGACAATAATCTCATATCTAAGTTTAAAACCTACTTCACTACTTCACTCATCACTAACATAATTATCAAGCATCATAatctttaaataaatatttaaaataatcataaatttgGAGTTACTTATTATATATGCACCGTAGGGTACGAATGGAATTTCAACAAACAAAGCAATGGGTAGACGTTTCCTTGCTCGGTCGCTGTAACTTTGGGCAAAGGAGACTGAAGGAAAGGACACGTAGATAAATCCATCAATCGACTCCGATCTCTCTTCTGCGACCCCAAAGCAGCAAACCGCCGCCCTCCATCTCTTTCTTGTTCGTCGAATCGCATCGGCCGATGGGTTACCTGCCTTCGCTCGGTAGCAAAGCGGCGCACTTCGTGTCCGACATCACCACCGTTCTCCTGAATCCCATCTCCGATGAGCCCTCTAAACCCCATGTAAGTATTAGTaaccctccctctccctctccctctcccgtcTCTTTTATTTTCGTTTGCCGTCGTCAGAAATCTGGTTAATTGATCAGGAACGGCGTTCTTGAGGCTAAAGATACGATATTTGGATTTTCTTGTTGAAATTAGTCCCGGATTTCACTTGTGTTTGACTTTTTTCTATCCGATTTGGGATGCTCGTTCTGGAAGTTCTTATCTTAGGGTtaatcttttgcttcttttgaggttTTTGGTGTTTTTCTTTGTCATCTGGCTCTAGTAATGGGCATAGAATCACAAACGCGTTTCTGAACTTAGTTCTTAGTAGTGGATCGTTTCAAATTACTGCGGCTAGTCAATGTTGGTTCGGATGTTTGCTGCTGTGTAAACAGGATGATGTTTCGCGTGAAATTTGCTTAGAGGATCTTAAAGAACTGCTGCTTACAATAAATTATATCTTTTTCAAGGACAACTGCTGAAGTCTGGGCTTAGAGGATCTTTTGATTAGTTATGAAATGTAAAAACTCATACTCAGGGTTGTTATTCTTTAACTTTTTCTATTTATAGTTattccattttttttcttttcaattttcgGCGATTATCATATCCTTCAATTTGTATTATTACCCATTTAGTTGATCCTTGTCCCCATACCTGACGTTTTTTAGGAGCCAATGCTAGTCCTGATACCAAGTTTTAGATATTTCTGGTTCTACAAGTTTCTTCTGTATGTAAATAAAATTTAGTGACTTTTGGAATGTATACCTTTTGAATGCTTAAGAACATCTTTCTCTTGGTTAGGAAGAGGATATGGAGACAAAAAGTATAGAGAAGGAAGATTCTCAGGATGATTCTGAAGATCCAGATGGCCCTGATACGTCTTCGTTTACTGCATTTCTCATCTCCCTTTTATCATCTTCAAACCCAAGTAATCATCCAACAGAAGAGCTAAATGAGCATCATGCAGAAGCTGGAGAGTGGACGTCAAACTCTGCACCTAATGAAAATAGTGGGAGGATATCTCTACTTGCAAGAGGCAAGAGAACATTTGGAAAAGCTATTCACAAGGCAGCTACGATAAGTGGATTTAGACAGAATTCGGAGCCTAAAATTGATCACAACATACTAAATGAACCAGAGTTGACTGGATGTGATTCGAGATCAGTTACTGTCACAAAGGATTCTGCTACACACTTTGATCTGCCAAACATGTCTGAACCATCATTACTTCTTTCAGAAAATATGCGTGCTGCTCTTTATTTTTCATTGCCAGCATTAGTTAAAGGAAGAAATTGGCTTCTGCTTTACAGGTGCTGAAAAATTCATTTAGTTTGATTATCTGATATTTGCATACTTGTTACTTTGCTTAGTCACTCCCATCTCTTGATGCAGCACATGGAGACATGGGATATCTTTATCGACTCTTTACAGAAGAAGTGCACTTTGTCCTGGTTACACTCTCTTGGTATGACAAGTTCATAGATTTTTAAAAGACCTTAGTTGCTTGCAGGGGAATTGCAAGCTATTCCAGACATTATAGAATGTAGTTCTCTGTTAGATGCAATCAAGTAAAATTTAATGATCTTTCTTCAACTGTAATGATTATGTTTAACAACAATGATTTAATAGATATATGTTCACAGTAGATATAGATACTATCTCGTTTTAGTTTTAAGATGTCAGTTTGTGCAGCAGAAGGCCAATTTATTGAGCCTGTCTCAGTCCTCAT
The window above is part of the Musa acuminata AAA Group cultivar baxijiao chromosome BXJ2-6, Cavendish_Baxijiao_AAA, whole genome shotgun sequence genome. Proteins encoded here:
- the LOC135615623 gene encoding uncharacterized protein LOC135615623, yielding MGYLPSLGSKAAHFVSDITTVLLNPISDEPSKPHEEDMETKSIEKEDSQDDSEDPDGPDTSSFTAFLISLLSSSNPSNHPTEELNEHHAEAGEWTSNSAPNENSGRISLLARGKRTFGKAIHKAATISGFRQNSEPKIDHNILNEPELTGCDSRSVTVTKDSATHFDLPNMSEPSLLLSENMRAALYFSLPALVKGRNWLLLYSTWRHGISLSTLYRRSALCPGYTLLVVGDTKGAVFGGLVEAPLQPTNQRKYQGTNNNFVFSDLSGNPVIFRTTGTNHYFTLCSSEFLALGGGGHFALYLDGDLLTGSSSSSETFANSCLAHSEDFQVKEVELWGFVYASKYNEMLDLCRVEKPGICRW